In Prunus dulcis chromosome 1, ALMONDv2, whole genome shotgun sequence, the following are encoded in one genomic region:
- the LOC117621755 gene encoding RNA-directed DNA methylation 4-like has translation MSDSAAKAEESKTKKVFVQHVETVSSFDTTVDVVKSFVRKQDQIMSKARQTQEVVAKNARFEQRWRSRKGDKGTSHEKLHEMCHFFDVILVDVEERSNELRQEDEISLEGQRMLNSYLPLLREFIPSATSEIESDLSANSTKQG, from the exons ATGTCTGATTCAGCTGCAAAGG CAGAAGAATCGAAGACCAAGAAGGTTTTTGTACAGCATGTAGAGACAGTAAGCAGCTTTGACACCACTGTTGATGTTGTGAAATCATTTGTG CGGAAACAAGATCAGATAATGTCTAAAGCCAGACAGACACAGGAG GTTGTCGCAAAAAATGCACGTTTTGAACAAAGATGGAGGAGCAGAAAGGGAGACAAAGGAACATCACATGAGAAATTACATGAAATGTGTCATTTCTTTGATGTTATTCTTGTTGACGTCGAGGAAAGATCTAATGAGTTGCGACAGGAGGA TGAGATATCTTTGGAGGGCCAGAGGATGTTGAATAGTTACTTACCTCTACTGAGAGAGTTCATTCCAAGTGCTACTTCGGAGATTGAATCAGATTTATCTGCTAACAGCACCAAACAAG GTTGA